Proteins found in one Aethina tumida isolate Nest 87 chromosome 1, icAetTumi1.1, whole genome shotgun sequence genomic segment:
- the LOC109594831 gene encoding leptin receptor gene-related protein, whose protein sequence is MTFVILACALPQFNKLWWPFFVVLFYILAPIPTLISRKYSEGGSSNSSLETAIFITMGFIVSAFALPIVLARATIIHWAACYLTLAGNVVVFLTLVGFFLTFDQDDSDYSMW, encoded by the exons ATGACTTTTGTCATTTTGGCCTGTGCACTACCTCAGTTCAATAA GTTATGGTGGCCTTTTTTTGTAGTCCTCTTTTATATATTAGCCCCAATTCCAACATTAATATCAAGAAAGTACTCTGAAGGAGGAtcaagtaattcttccttagaAACTGCCATTTTCATTACAATGGGTTTTATAGTAAGCGCGTTTGCGTTACCTATTGTTTTGGCAAGGGCCACAATTATACACTGGGCTGCTTGTTATCTCACACTTGCAGGAAATGTGGTCGTTTTTCTTACTTTAGTAGGCTTTTTCTTAACTTTCGATCAGGATGATTCTGATTACAGCATGTGGTAG
- the LOC109594795 gene encoding probable cytochrome P450 12a5, mitochondrial gives MLRQKVICFKPRARMYSSFVSETKIKNTGKVQQDDTTKPPGWYEAKPFDEVPGPKPLPLVGNIWRFFPGGEYYNCQLTDIHKKLREKYGKFVALKGIPGEEKDVYFCFDPADIETMYRNEGMWPEKIGLESFQYYRNNIRNDIFKDASGLFSSKGEKWHKFRSLTNPIMMKPKIISQYINTMDSITDEFIDIIRSYVEDNERMPDNFIDLYNKWALESIAAVGLDTRLGCLEKDLSEDSPQMKYINSVLEMFELIYRLDIMLSFWKYFNTPDWKRFVKVLDYVTFTNLDHINKAMKRIENNPSKDENEMSILEKLLKKDKAVALAMVTDMLLAGVDTTSRTLAAITYHLSTNLNKQTILREEAIKLLPTKDTPVTQEILNNAPYLKACIKESMRLAPIAIATARKTAKDVVISGYQVPKNTTLVSANIYVTNSEEYVKRPKEYLPERWLRDNKTDLTFKNKFMYMPFGFGARSCIGQRLANLELEIGLLKMVRNFEISWPYEEKMPFASKLLYGIDGPLKVHLKNVLN, from the exons atgttgcGTCAAAAAGTGATCTGCTTCAAGCCAAGAGCTAGGATGTACTCCAGTTTTGTTTCTGagacgaaaataaaaaatactggcAAAGTTCAACAGGATGACACAACGAAACCACCAGGCTGGTATGAAGCTAAACCTTTCGACGAAGTTCCAGGCCCAAAACCGTTGCCATTAGTCGGGAACATATGGAGATTTTTCCCTGGGGGAGAGTACTACAATTGTCAACTGACtgatattcataaaaa ATTAAGAGAGAAATATGGGAAATTTGTAGCTTTAAAAGGAATTCCTGGTGAAGAAAAAGAtgtgtatttttgttttgatccTGCTGATATTGAGACG ATGTACAGAAATGAAGGAATGTGGCCTGAAAAAATTGGCTTAGAATCATTTCAGTATTACAGAAACAATATacgaaatgatatttttaaggatGCGAGTGGGCTCTTTTCATC AAAGGGCGAAAAGTGGCATAAATTCAGATCTCTTACAAACCCCATTATGATgaaaccaaaaattatttcccaatatattaatacaatggaTTCTATAACTGATGAATTCATTGATATTATTCGAAGTTACGTTGAAGATAATGAAAGAATGCCCGACAATTTTATTGATCTATATAACAAATGGGCTTTGGAATCAATTGCGGCGGTTGGACTCGATACACGTTTAG GTTGTTTGGAAAAAGATTTAAGTGAAGATTCACCCCAAATGAAGTACATTAACTCTGTCCTTGAGATGTTTGAGTTAATTTACAGATTAGACATTATGTTATccttttggaaatattttaacactcCAGATTGGAAAAGATTTGTTAAAGTTTTAGATTACGTTACATT CACTAATCTGGATCACATAAATAAAGCAATGAAAAGAATAGAAAACAATCCAAGCAAAGATGAAAACGAAATGAGCATTTTAGAAAAGCTGCTCAAAAAAGATAAAGCAGTTGCTTTAGCGATGGTTACAGATATGTTACTAGCTGGAGTTGacaca ACAAGTAGAACTTTAGCAGCCATAACTTACCATTTGTCAACAAATCTAAATAAGCAAACCATTTTGAGAGAAGAAGCAATCAAATTGTTACCGACTAAAGACACGCCCGTTAcccaagaaattttaaataacgcTCCTTATTTAAAAGCATGTATTAAAGAATCAATGAGACTTGCTCCTATTGCAATAGCGACAGCAAGAAAAACGGCAAAGGATGTTGTTATTTCAGGATATCAAGTTCCAAAAAATACGACCCTTGTTTCCGCCAACATTTACGTTACAAACTCTGAAGAATATGTGAAACGTCCCAAAGAATACCTGCCTGAACGTTGGTTAAGAGATAACAAAACAGAccttacttttaaaaacaagtttatgTATATGCCTTTTGGATTTGGTGCCAGATCTTGCATAGGACAGAGACTGGCAAATTTAGAATTAGAAATTGGacttttaaaa ATGGTAAGAAACTTTGAAATCAGTTGGCCTTATGAAGAGAAAATGCCTTTTGCATCTAAGCTGCTATATGGAATTGATGGCCCACTAAAAGTACACTTAAAGAATgtgttaaattga